Proteins from one Fragaria vesca subsp. vesca linkage group LG6, FraVesHawaii_1.0, whole genome shotgun sequence genomic window:
- the LOC101297270 gene encoding dihydrolipoyllysine-residue acetyltransferase component of acetoin cleaving system-like has product MTILPSFLSPVTLWGLYVRRCFAASGLSQQSMKLDEHTTLHFWGPHQTIPNNKPCLVLIHGFGPAAMWQWRKQVQFFTPNFNVYVPDLVFFGRSTTTSPDRAETFQAASVAKLLEKLGVERFSVVGTSYGGFVAYHVARMWPERVEKVVIASSGVNMRGRDSEALLKRANVEKIEDLMLPATAAQLRKLVRLAMFKKVDMIPQFFMNDLIEKLYSDKRKEKMELLKGVTIGRDDKANISPLDDKEVLIVWGESDQIFPLEMATELKQLMGTKARLEVIKNTSHMPQIEDSVQFNHIVQNFLCKDRV; this is encoded by the exons ATGACGATCCTGCCCTCCTTCCTCAGCCCCGTAACCCTATGGGGCCTCTACGTCCGCCGCTGCTTCGCCGCCTCCGGACTCTCCCAGCAGTCCATGAAGCTCGACGAACACACCACCCTTCACTTCTGGGGGCCCCACCAAACTATCCCTAACAACAAGCCCTGTCTGGTCCTCATCCACGGCTTCGGCCCTGCCGCCATGTGGCAGTGGCGGAAGCAGGTCCAGTTCTTCACTCCCAACTTCAACGTCTACGTCCCCGACCTTGTCTTCTTCGGCAGGTCCACCACCACGTCACCCGACAGAGCCGAAACGTTTCAGGCGGCCTCGGTGGCGAAGCTGCTGGAGAAGCTGGGCGTGGAGAGGTTCAGCGTGGTGGGGACCAGCTACGGTGGCTTCGTGGCGTACCACGTGGCCAGGATGTGGCCGGAGAGAGTTGAGAAGGTGGTGATTGCTAGCTCTGGGGTCAACATGAGAGGGAGAGATAGCGAGGCGTTGCTTAAGAGAGCTAACGTTGAGAAAATCGAGGACCTCATGCTTCCGGCCACCGCCGCGCAGCTCCGCAAGTTGGTCCGTCTAGCTATGTTTAAGAAAGTTGACATGATCCCTCAATTCTTCATGAACGACTTGATAGAG AAATTGTACTCGGATAAAAGGAAGGAGAAGATGGAACTTTTGAAGGGAGTGACTATTGGAAGAGATGACAAAGCAAACATCTCTCCTCTTGATGATAAG GAGGTGTTGATTGTGTGGGGAGAAAGTGACCAGATATTTCCTCTGGAGATGGCTACTGAACTGAAGCA ACTTATGGGGACGAAAGCGAGACTGGAGGTGATCAAGAACACATCACACATGCCGCAGATTGAAGATTCTGTGCAGTTCAACCACATTGTACAAAACTTCTTGTGCAAGGACCGAGTCTGA